One window from the genome of Magnolia sinica isolate HGM2019 chromosome 4, MsV1, whole genome shotgun sequence encodes:
- the LOC131242715 gene encoding zinc-finger homeodomain protein 4 has protein sequence MDISGHQGDIPLPISSSYGGCHGHGHIIHEPPPHNHIIPSTAPLLPSNGPTPPILEDHMPYKKMAVKYRECLKNHAASMGGNATDGCGEFMPSGEEGSLEALKCSACGCHRNFHRKDIEGGESSCDCYKGRKMVGHKGVFIAGSEAFAYPTPGTLIRPPPHMILSYNMGLPSESDEQEGGSAGGGGGTLARPPLLKKRFRTKFTQEQKDKMLGFAEKVGWKIQKQEEDVVQQFCQEIGVKRRVLKVWMHNNKHSLAKKTSTT, from the coding sequence atggatatTTCTGGTCATCAAGGAGACATCCCACTCCCAATAAGCAGCAGCTATGGTGGGTGTCATGGTCATGGACACATCATCCATGAACCCCCTCCTCACAACCACATCATCCCATCTACAGCTCCCCTTCTACCATCGAATGGCCCCACCCCTCCTATTTTGGAGGACCACATGCCCTACAAGAAGATGGCGGTCAAGTACAGGGAATGCCTCAAGAACCATGCAGCTTCCATGGGTGGGAATGCAACAGATGGGTGTGGTGAGTTCATGCCCAGTGGAGAGGAAGGATCCCTTGAAGCCCTCAAATGCTCAGCTTGCGGTTGCCACAGGAACTTCCACAGGAAAGATATAGAAGGTGGTGAGTCCTCATGTGATTGCTACAAAGGCaggaagatggtgggccacaagggtGTCTTCATTGCAGGGTCAGAGGCCTTTGCGTACCCTACACCAGGCACTCTGATTAGGCCACCTCCTCATATGATACTGTCCTACAACATGGGTCTGCCCTCAGAGTCAGATGAGCAGGAAGGTGGTAgtgctggtggtggtggtgggacCCTTGCAAGGCCCCCTTTGTTGAAGAAGAGATTTAGGACCAAGTTCACTCAAGAACAGAAGGACAAGATGTTGGGTTTTGCAGAAAAGGTGGGGTGGAAAATCCAAAAGCAAGAAGAAGATGTGGTCCAGCAGTTCTGTCAGGAGATCGGAGTGAAGAGGAGAGTTCTCAAGGTATGGATGCACAACAACAAGCACAGCCTGGCAAAGAAGACCTCCACAACTTGA